Sequence from the uncultured Flavobacterium sp. genome:
TTATAGTTGCGTAACTAGAAAAATAGTTGTAGGTTTGAATTAAAATTAGAAAACATGCAAAAGTTAACCAATAAAGAAGAGGAAATCATGCATATTTTATGGAGGCTTAAAAAAGCTTTTGTGAAAGAAATCCAAGCAGAAATTACCGAAGATCAACCGCATTACAATACACTTTCGACGATTGTTCGTAATCTTGAAGAAAAAGGTTTTGTGGGACATAATGCTTTCGGAAATACACATCAATATTATCCTGCAGTTACGCTTGAAGCTTACAGTAAAAAGTTTATGAATACTGCTATTGATAATTTTTTCAATAGTTCTTATAAAAATATGGTTTCCTTTTTTGCTAAAGAAGAAAAAATTTCTGCAGCCGAATTAAGAGAAATCCTTGCAATGATTGAATCTCCAAAAGAAGAAAAATAATCGTTTATGGAAGCACTTTTTATATTTATAGCAAAATCAAGCGGATTATTACTTTTGTTTTTTTGTGCGTATATCTTTTTATTACGCAAAGAAACATTCTTCAATAGTAACCGATGGTTTTTAATGGCAGGTTTAATTACTTCTGTTGTATTGCCGTTTTTGGTTTACACCAAAGTAGTATGGATTAATCCTACTCCGCTTTCGAATATAAATTATTTAGAGCTTCAACCACTAAACACAGAAAATAACTCTTTTGAAATCAATTGGAATCTTGTCTTTATAGCTGTTTATATTCTTGGTTTTATTGGTTTTCTAATCAAATTTGGAATCGATTTTTACAGTTTAAATACTATTATAAAAGGTAAAAAAATACAACAACAAGCTGATTTTAAATTTATAGATGTAGAAGAAAACATTGCTCCTTTCTCCTATTTTGATTATATCGTGTACAACTCATCAATGTATACGGCAGTAGAATTAGAGAGTATTCTGGAACATGAAAAAGTTCATAGTGACCAAAACCACTCTGTTGATGTTCTTATTTCCAGAGTATTTTGCATCTTGTTTTGGTTCAATCCTATAATGTGGTTTTATAAAAAATCAATCGTTCAAAATCTTGAATTTATTGCTGATAAAGAAGCTGCTCAAAAAATTTCAGATAAAAAAGCATACCAATACACGCTTTTAAAAATCACGACACACGAGAATTGTCTCGCTATTACCAATCATTTTTATCAATCATTAATCAAAAAACGAATCATTATGTTAAACAAAAATCAATCAAAAAAGAGTAATTCATGGAAGTATTATGTTGTAATTCCAGCTCTGGCGGCATTTGTATTATTATTTCAAGTGGAAGTAATTGCAAAAGAAAAAAGAGAAACTCCTGTTAAGGTTTCTAAAAAAGAAATTATGGCTGTTGATGTTTTTAAAATCAAAAAAACCAGTACAGATCATGACTTAAAAGTCATTGCAGAAAAATTAAAACTAAATCACAATGTTGATTTTACAATTGCAGAATTAAAACGAAATTCTCAAAACGAAATAACTGCAATAAAACTTCACGCAAAAAGTGGTTCTGAGCAAGTTCAGGAATATGAAATTCTTGGCGACAAAGGAATTAGAGATTGCGGAATCATGATTACAACAAATGATGATGGTTCTAAAAAAATCAGTTTAGTTGCCGATAATAAAGTTGCTGATTCTAGTGACAAAGCAAAAAAAGTTGAAATAATTAAAATTCAAAATTCTAAAACTAACACCAATGTTAACACTAATTCTAATAATAGCACAAAAGCTGATTGCAATGTTAGTGTCGTTACTAATACTGCTGTAAACACGAATGTAGACGAAAAAACAAATACAAAAGTTATCGTTAAAAGTGTTGGATATCAAACTTTAAAAGTAAATACTGATCCGCTTTATATTGTTGACGGAATAGTAATTGGGAATATCAGCAAAGAAGATTCTAATATTATTGATGTCAATGATATAAAATCAGTAAATGTTCTTAAAGGTCCGGAAGCCAAAGCTAAATATGGTGAAGAAGCTATAAATGGAGCTGTTATTATTGAGACAAAAAAATAATCTCATTGCGTTTAGCATTTAAAAACTAAAATTATGCAAAAGCTGACCAACAAAGAAGAAGAAATTATGCATATTTTATGGAAGCTTAATAAAGCTTTTGTAAAAGAGATTCAAACAGAAATTACTGAAGATCAACCGCATTACAATACACTTTCGACCATTGTTCGCAATCTGGAAGAAAAAGGATATGTGGGACATAATGCTTTTGGAAATACGCATCAATATTATCCAATTGTAAGTATTGAAGATTACAGTAAAGGTTTTATGAGTACGGCAATTGACAATTATTTCAATAGCTCTTATAAAAGTATGGTTTCATTTTTTGCTAAAGAAGAAAAAATTTCGGCGGCAGAATTACGCGAAATCCTGGCTATGATCGAAACTCCACTTGAAGTAAAATAACGTTATGGAAGCACTTTTCATTTTTATCGCAAAATCAAGCGGATTACTGCTGCTGTTTTACTTTGCTTATTTTTTATTATTACGCAAAGAGACTTTTTTCAATAGCAATAGATGGTTCTTGCTTGCCGGACTAATTACTTCAGTTGTATTGCCTTTTTTGGTTTACACCAAAATTGTTTGGATCGATCCAACTCCAGTGACAATGTCTGCAATAGATTATGCCAGAGCTTATACTCCGCGTGCGATTAAGCAGGAATCTTTTCAAATTAACTGGAATTATGTAGTTCTTGCTATTTACAGCATTGGTTTTATTGCTCTGATAATCAAATTTGCGCTTGATTTCTATAGTTTAAATTCTGTCTTAAAAGGAAAAAAAGTTCATCAACAAGCTGATTTTAAATTCATCGATATTAGCGAGAATATTGCTCCTTTTTCTTATTTTGATTATATCGTCTACAACTCATCAATGTATACAGCTTCAGAATTAGAAAATATTATCGAGCATGAAAAAGTGCATAGCGATCAAAATCATACTATGGATGTTTTGATTTCAAGAGTTTTTTGTATGCTTTTTTGGTTTAATCCAATTATTTGGCTGTACAAAAAAGCAATTCTTCAAAACCTTGAATTCATTGCTGACAGTGAAGCTGCCAAGAAAATCTCAGACAAAAAAGCGTATCAATATACGCTTTTAAAAATCACAACGCACGAATCATGCGTTGCAATCACCAATCATTTTTATCAATCATTAATCAAAAAACGAATTGTCATGTTAAACAAAAATCAATCA
This genomic interval carries:
- a CDS encoding BlaI/MecI/CopY family transcriptional regulator; amino-acid sequence: MQKLTNKEEEIMHILWRLKKAFVKEIQAEITEDQPHYNTLSTIVRNLEEKGFVGHNAFGNTHQYYPAVTLEAYSKKFMNTAIDNFFNSSYKNMVSFFAKEEKISAAELREILAMIESPKEEK
- a CDS encoding M56 family metallopeptidase; amino-acid sequence: MEALFIFIAKSSGLLLLFFCAYIFLLRKETFFNSNRWFLMAGLITSVVLPFLVYTKVVWINPTPLSNINYLELQPLNTENNSFEINWNLVFIAVYILGFIGFLIKFGIDFYSLNTIIKGKKIQQQADFKFIDVEENIAPFSYFDYIVYNSSMYTAVELESILEHEKVHSDQNHSVDVLISRVFCILFWFNPIMWFYKKSIVQNLEFIADKEAAQKISDKKAYQYTLLKITTHENCLAITNHFYQSLIKKRIIMLNKNQSKKSNSWKYYVVIPALAAFVLLFQVEVIAKEKRETPVKVSKKEIMAVDVFKIKKTSTDHDLKVIAEKLKLNHNVDFTIAELKRNSQNEITAIKLHAKSGSEQVQEYEILGDKGIRDCGIMITTNDDGSKKISLVADNKVADSSDKAKKVEIIKIQNSKTNTNVNTNSNNSTKADCNVSVVTNTAVNTNVDEKTNTKVIVKSVGYQTLKVNTDPLYIVDGIVIGNISKEDSNIIDVNDIKSVNVLKGPEAKAKYGEEAINGAVIIETKK
- a CDS encoding BlaI/MecI/CopY family transcriptional regulator, which produces MQKLTNKEEEIMHILWKLNKAFVKEIQTEITEDQPHYNTLSTIVRNLEEKGYVGHNAFGNTHQYYPIVSIEDYSKGFMSTAIDNYFNSSYKSMVSFFAKEEKISAAELREILAMIETPLEVK